A single window of Micrococcaceae bacterium Sec5.1 DNA harbors:
- a CDS encoding NAD(P)/FAD-dependent oxidoreductase, protein MSQTKNQERLDIEALRAKYRAERDRRIRPEGLGQYQSAAGGFGYYAKDPYTEPVDRDPQTDFVEVLVIGAGFGGLLAAARLREEGVESIRMMDEAGDVGGTWYWNRYPGIHCDIESYVYMPLLEEVGYVPKWRYAPGEEIRQHAIAVAKRFDLYRDTLFHTRATALTWDEAAEVWIVETDREDRFRARFVITSSGTLTQPKLPGIPGIETFRGHTFHTSRWDYAYTGGSAEGGLALLAGKRVAVVGTGATGVQVIPHLGRDSEQLYVFQRTPSTIGVRDNRLTDPTWEASLEPGWQRERMENFLSVLAGEPVEGSLVTDGWTETIQLQRKILSGAVDTTLTPAERELRDELADFETMNRIRSRVDEIVQDRGKAELLKPWYRYMCKRPCFSDTYLQTFNRPNVTLVDTADFGGITRLTETTIVVGEIHYEVDCIIFATGFDVGVSGVLSGTLPVRGRGGRSLLETWAGGLRTLHGFYSHGFENLFHLGALQNANSVNFVHILQKQAEHIAAVISRGRASGVQVIEPTPESEAAWVRTVVETASDNSAFQAECTPGYYNGEGTRTITGSSFSPGPVAFHRILRDWREGDMSDVLAPARPRTEV, encoded by the coding sequence ATGAGTCAAACGAAAAACCAGGAACGGCTTGATATCGAAGCGCTCCGGGCCAAGTACCGCGCCGAGCGCGACAGGCGGATCCGGCCAGAGGGCCTCGGACAGTATCAAAGTGCAGCCGGTGGGTTCGGCTACTACGCGAAGGATCCCTATACCGAGCCGGTCGACCGGGACCCACAGACGGATTTCGTGGAAGTACTCGTCATCGGCGCCGGGTTTGGCGGGCTGCTCGCAGCCGCCAGGCTTCGGGAGGAGGGCGTGGAGTCCATTCGAATGATGGACGAGGCTGGCGACGTTGGTGGCACGTGGTACTGGAACCGATATCCGGGAATCCATTGCGATATCGAATCGTACGTGTACATGCCGCTTCTTGAAGAGGTGGGATACGTGCCCAAATGGCGCTACGCCCCGGGTGAGGAGATCCGGCAGCACGCCATAGCTGTTGCCAAGCGTTTTGACCTGTATCGGGACACACTTTTTCACACCAGGGCAACGGCCCTGACCTGGGATGAAGCAGCCGAGGTATGGATTGTTGAGACCGACCGCGAGGACAGGTTCCGTGCACGCTTTGTTATCACGTCCTCCGGAACACTCACACAGCCCAAGCTGCCGGGCATCCCGGGCATCGAGACTTTTCGCGGGCACACGTTCCACACCAGCCGCTGGGATTATGCGTACACCGGTGGATCTGCCGAGGGCGGCTTGGCCCTACTGGCCGGAAAGCGGGTCGCCGTCGTTGGCACCGGGGCCACGGGCGTTCAGGTCATTCCCCATCTGGGCCGCGATTCGGAGCAGCTCTACGTGTTCCAACGGACGCCGTCCACCATCGGTGTGCGTGATAATCGCCTGACGGACCCAACCTGGGAAGCGTCACTTGAGCCAGGGTGGCAGCGCGAACGCATGGAAAACTTCCTTTCGGTGCTTGCGGGGGAGCCGGTAGAGGGAAGCCTCGTCACGGACGGGTGGACGGAAACCATCCAGTTGCAGCGCAAGATCCTCTCCGGTGCGGTCGACACCACCCTCACACCGGCGGAACGTGAATTGCGGGACGAACTTGCCGACTTCGAGACGATGAACCGCATCCGTTCCCGCGTGGACGAGATCGTGCAGGATCGCGGAAAGGCCGAGCTCCTCAAGCCGTGGTACCGGTACATGTGCAAGCGCCCATGCTTCAGTGACACATACCTCCAGACATTCAACCGACCCAACGTGACGCTCGTGGACACCGCGGACTTTGGAGGCATCACCCGTCTCACCGAGACGACGATCGTCGTCGGCGAAATCCACTATGAAGTGGACTGCATCATTTTCGCTACCGGCTTCGATGTAGGCGTCTCTGGGGTGCTGTCCGGCACCCTGCCCGTCCGGGGGCGCGGCGGGCGGTCACTGCTGGAAACATGGGCCGGCGGACTGCGCACCTTGCATGGGTTCTACAGCCATGGATTCGAGAATCTGTTTCACCTCGGTGCCCTGCAGAACGCAAACTCCGTCAACTTCGTACACATCCTTCAGAAGCAAGCCGAGCACATCGCCGCCGTCATTTCACGGGGACGTGCCAGCGGTGTGCAAGTCATCGAACCCACTCCCGAATCCGAGGCCGCCTGGGTAAGGACCGTCGTCGAGACGGCGTCCGACAACAGCGCCTTCCAGGCAGAGTGCACCCCGGGCTACTACAACGGCGAGGGAACGCGCACCATCACGGGTTCTTCGTTTAGCCCCGGTCCTGTAGCCTTCCACCGCATCCTTCGGGATTGGCGCGAAGGTGACATGAGCGACGTCCTTGCCCCTGCAAGACCCAGGACTGAAGTATGA
- a CDS encoding TetR/AcrR family transcriptional regulator, which produces MTTTSEQETGKKVSSGRRGPYATTPARRAEIVRAASASFAEHGYERASLRDIAARANVTHAALLRHFATKDDLLLAALAERDADDAELAKRIVQSKVPRELVLSSVLKEEFARPDHMRNWLSITIAATNPEHPAHDFFIARRERMRDYFTSKRLATAQDSEELTADDKVTMVMAMIDGLRIQFLLDPHRKTLHLLETLMRFIDTPPEEA; this is translated from the coding sequence GTGACTACCACTTCTGAGCAGGAGACCGGGAAGAAAGTCAGCTCCGGTAGGCGTGGCCCATACGCAACAACGCCGGCTCGTCGCGCGGAGATCGTGCGCGCGGCCTCGGCCAGCTTCGCTGAACACGGCTATGAGCGGGCAAGCCTCAGGGATATCGCTGCCCGGGCCAACGTCACCCACGCAGCCCTGCTTCGTCACTTCGCCACCAAGGATGACCTTCTCCTCGCCGCCCTTGCGGAGCGGGACGCCGACGACGCCGAGCTGGCCAAACGCATTGTGCAATCCAAGGTGCCACGGGAGTTGGTGTTGAGCAGTGTTCTTAAAGAGGAATTTGCGCGGCCCGATCACATGCGAAATTGGCTGTCCATCACCATCGCAGCTACCAACCCCGAGCATCCCGCCCATGACTTCTTCATCGCGCGCCGTGAGCGAATGCGGGACTACTTCACCAGCAAGCGACTCGCCACTGCCCAGGACAGTGAGGAGCTCACTGCTGATGACAAGGTCACCATGGTGATGGCGATGATCGACGGACTCCGGATTCAATTCCTTCTTGACCCCCATCGGAAAACACTGCACCTGCTGGAGACGCTGATGCGGTTCATCGACACGCCGCCGGAAGAAGCTTAA
- a CDS encoding MarR family transcriptional regulator translates to MAESRDRDAVQKSIDALAIAITIRSIPRVLQPLLTTDLTIQQLKVLSVVVTTEPGATGVGLVETFGVSMASMSKLVDRLEAAGLVTKSLDSEDQRVRRIYATDLGRSVVRELMAARPELGGEVLAGLSVEELRALETGLQAVSRELRSNA, encoded by the coding sequence ATGGCGGAATCACGCGACCGGGATGCGGTACAAAAGAGCATTGACGCTTTGGCTATCGCCATCACCATCCGCTCCATCCCCCGCGTCCTTCAGCCGCTTCTGACAACTGACCTGACAATCCAGCAATTGAAAGTCCTGTCAGTTGTGGTCACCACGGAGCCTGGAGCGACCGGCGTCGGGTTGGTCGAAACATTCGGCGTCTCCATGGCCTCCATGTCCAAACTTGTCGATCGCCTTGAGGCCGCAGGACTGGTCACGAAATCCCTCGATTCGGAAGATCAGAGGGTTCGGCGGATATACGCAACCGACCTGGGCCGATCCGTCGTTCGTGAACTTATGGCCGCACGCCCCGAGCTTGGTGGAGAAGTCCTTGCCGGGCTCTCGGTTGAGGAGCTCCGTGCACTTGAAACCGGCCTGCAGGCTGTAAGTCGCGAGCTGCGCAGCAACGCCTGA
- a CDS encoding NAD-dependent epimerase/dehydratase family protein — MTILVTGGAGFIGSHIVDAALDKGWEVRILDSLDPALHSGPPPVDPRVELMTGDVTDPATVDRAMKGIESVCHQSAKVGLGVSFADAPDYIRNNDYATAVLLSAMERHTIQRLVLASSMVVYGEGAYTDPSTGRPVRPGPRAEADLRAGIFEPRNPDSGTPLEPALVTEEAPLDPRNVYAASKVCQEHLAASWARSTGGNAIALRYHNVYGPRMPRDTPYAGVASLFRSALARGEAPLVFEDGGQRRSFIHVRDVASANIAALQSILQSQEGCFRAYNVGADQAHTIGDVAKTLSALGNGPAPVVTGRYRSGDVRHITASSELIKSELGWSPTIDFEEGMREFASAPLRGGAR, encoded by the coding sequence GTGACAATCCTGGTGACCGGCGGGGCAGGGTTCATTGGTTCGCATATCGTGGATGCCGCCTTGGACAAGGGGTGGGAGGTCCGGATCCTGGACTCCCTGGACCCTGCCCTCCATTCCGGCCCGCCACCGGTGGACCCACGCGTGGAATTGATGACGGGTGATGTCACTGATCCCGCTACCGTGGACCGTGCCATGAAGGGCATTGAGTCCGTCTGCCACCAAAGTGCCAAAGTGGGGCTGGGTGTCAGCTTCGCCGATGCGCCGGACTACATCCGCAACAACGACTACGCCACGGCCGTCCTCTTGTCCGCCATGGAACGGCACACAATCCAGCGGCTCGTGCTGGCATCGTCCATGGTGGTTTACGGGGAGGGCGCGTACACGGACCCCTCCACCGGGCGTCCCGTCAGGCCGGGTCCGCGTGCCGAAGCTGATCTAAGGGCGGGCATTTTCGAGCCACGTAATCCTGACTCCGGCACGCCACTCGAACCTGCCTTGGTCACGGAGGAGGCACCCCTTGACCCGCGAAACGTCTACGCCGCCTCCAAGGTGTGCCAGGAACACCTCGCCGCCTCGTGGGCACGAAGCACGGGAGGCAACGCGATAGCGCTGCGCTACCACAACGTGTACGGGCCCAGGATGCCGCGGGATACGCCCTACGCCGGCGTGGCGTCGCTGTTCCGTTCAGCATTGGCCCGCGGCGAGGCGCCCCTGGTCTTCGAAGATGGTGGCCAGCGCCGCAGCTTCATTCACGTTCGCGACGTAGCGAGCGCAAACATCGCCGCTCTTCAGTCCATTCTCCAAAGCCAGGAAGGATGTTTCCGCGCCTACAACGTGGGCGCCGACCAGGCCCACACCATAGGCGACGTCGCCAAAACCTTAAGTGCCCTTGGCAACGGGCCGGCTCCTGTGGTTACAGGTCGGTACAGATCAGGGGACGTCAGGCACATCACTGCGTCCTCGGAACTCATCAAATCCGAGCTTGGCTGGTCTCCAACTATCGACTTTGAGGAGGGAATGCGGGAGTTCGCCTCCGCTCCCCTGCGCGGCGGAGCCCGCTAA
- a CDS encoding SMP-30/gluconolactonase/LRE family protein, translating into MKRSRGQRSNASVVPAAVAITLALSGCTAATPSPTTEAPVPSKGTATELLQATSVHEATGMTLLEGPTLGPDGDLYIVDVTAPAGSPKVMAIDPGSREKRSVYTDDTSAFTSAQFNPLDGRLYLTDFLGSIVSITPDGKDPRVFFAGPVAGAPMNPDDISFDQAGNLYITDSTGAQDPYWKPQGRLIRIDGRTAEATVLAHGLPAPNGLAFTPGFDGLWVSHNTANRIDYIRLTEDGREVKTAHPAIHVSAGAGQIDSLAVDADGNLYVGFHNRAAIFVYDTVGEHISTISIPTEGDGLSSATNIAIAPGTTDAYVTVSGKEGGWIYRFRSLAEGIRQSNGG; encoded by the coding sequence ATGAAGCGGTCGCGCGGACAGAGATCCAACGCGTCAGTTGTCCCGGCGGCAGTTGCGATCACCCTTGCACTGTCCGGCTGCACTGCGGCTACCCCTTCCCCGACTACTGAGGCCCCTGTCCCATCCAAAGGGACGGCAACGGAGCTCCTTCAGGCAACGTCGGTCCACGAAGCCACCGGGATGACGTTACTGGAAGGGCCCACACTGGGGCCGGATGGAGACCTGTACATCGTGGACGTAACCGCGCCGGCAGGATCCCCAAAGGTCATGGCAATCGATCCGGGGTCCCGCGAAAAGCGGTCCGTCTACACAGACGACACGAGCGCATTTACCTCCGCCCAATTCAACCCCCTCGACGGACGCCTGTATCTGACGGACTTCCTCGGCTCCATCGTGAGCATCACGCCGGACGGCAAAGATCCACGTGTCTTCTTCGCTGGTCCGGTAGCCGGGGCACCCATGAATCCGGACGACATCAGTTTTGACCAAGCCGGAAACCTCTACATCACAGATTCAACCGGCGCCCAGGACCCGTACTGGAAGCCACAAGGACGTCTGATTCGAATCGATGGTCGAACAGCGGAGGCAACGGTCCTGGCCCACGGGTTGCCTGCCCCCAACGGGCTCGCCTTTACGCCTGGCTTCGATGGGCTGTGGGTCAGTCACAACACGGCGAACCGGATCGACTACATCCGTCTAACCGAGGACGGGCGTGAAGTGAAGACCGCACACCCCGCGATTCACGTCAGCGCTGGCGCCGGCCAAATCGACTCCTTGGCAGTAGATGCGGACGGGAACCTATACGTCGGCTTTCACAACCGGGCAGCAATCTTTGTGTATGACACCGTTGGCGAACACATCTCGACAATATCCATACCCACAGAAGGCGATGGATTATCGTCAGCGACCAACATCGCCATCGCTCCGGGAACCACCGATGCCTACGTAACGGTCAGCGGAAAAGAAGGCGGATGGATTTATAGGTTTCGGTCTCTTGCCGAGGGGATCAGACAATCAAATGGAGGGTAG